One genomic segment of Rivularia sp. PCC 7116 includes these proteins:
- the mfd gene encoding transcription-repair coupling factor: MAFSSIVRALGRSSLTTELLSKLKTQTQLQLNGIPRLPKGLIASALANSSQRNLFVVCATLEEAGRWTTQLEAMGFATIHFYPTSEASPYEPFDPETEMTWGQMQVLADLIQFSPESNKPSNPTVVIATQAALQPHLPPPEAFKPFCLNIAKGMEFNLGTFAKKMAALGYERVPLVEMEGTWSRRGDIVDVFPVSSELPVRLDWFGDEIEQIREFDPSTQRSALDKIDRIILTPTSFAPILIADERFNDSVENYLSAEEKEQLESGQLLEGTRRFLGVAYKQPASLLDYLPENTLVAIDEVEQCFAHSLLWAENAEEQWQGVEGVEVIEGVEGVEGVENDNSLTPKVQLPKIHRFWEECLKDLEKFETLYLSEIAEEGSDAINLAARSIPVTPHAFAKLAENLREERDRNFNIWLISAQPSRSVSLLQEHDCPAQFIPNPRDYQAIDRTQVGHVPVALKYSGLAELEGFILPTYRIVVVTDKEFYGQHTLATPGYVRKRRKASSKKVDPNKLRPGDYVIHRNHGLGQFLKLESLTLNNETRDYLVVKYADGLLRVAADQVGALSRFRTTTNKSPQLNKMTGKAWENTKNKVRKTVKKLAVDLLKLYSQRSQQTGFTYPQDSPWQEEMEDSFPYQPTTDQLKATQDVKRDMESERPMDRLVCGDVGFGKTEVAIRAIFKAVTSGKQVALLAPTTILTQQHYHTLKERFAPYPINVGLLNRFRSAEEKRNIQKRLLTGELDIVVGTHQLLGKSVQYKDLGLLVVDEEQRFGVNQKEKIKSLKTQVDVLTLSATPIPRTLYMSLSGIREMSLITTPPPSRRPIQTHLSPMNPEATRTAIRQELDRGGQVFYVVPRVEGIEDKSAFIREMIPNARIAIAHGQMEASELESIMLSFSSGEAEILICTTIIESGLDIPRVNTILIEDAQKFGLAQLYQLRGRVGRAGIQAHAWLFYPRQRSLSEAARKRLRAIQEFTQLGSGYQLAMRDMEIRGVGNLLGAEQSGQMNVIGFDLYMEMLEEAIREIRGQEIPTVEDTQIDLNLTAFIPADYITDLDQKMSAYRAVAVANSKGELAMIAAEWNDRYGTVPASANQLLRVMELKQLAKNLGFSRIKPDGKQHIVLETPMEEPGWKLLAEKLPQNMMSRFVYSPGKVTVRGLGVMKADVQLQTLIDAFTKMQDAVPEQFVVAL, translated from the coding sequence ATGGCTTTTTCTTCCATAGTGCGTGCTTTGGGACGTTCTTCCCTCACCACCGAACTACTTTCTAAATTAAAGACACAAACACAATTACAGTTAAATGGGATTCCACGTTTACCAAAGGGCTTGATAGCTTCAGCATTAGCGAATAGTTCGCAGCGGAATTTATTTGTGGTCTGCGCTACTTTGGAAGAAGCCGGACGTTGGACTACTCAGTTGGAAGCGATGGGATTCGCGACCATACATTTTTATCCTACTTCTGAAGCATCTCCTTACGAACCTTTTGACCCAGAAACCGAGATGACTTGGGGACAAATGCAGGTTTTAGCCGATTTAATCCAATTTTCTCCAGAATCTAATAAGCCTTCTAATCCCACAGTCGTAATCGCTACTCAAGCAGCTTTACAACCCCATTTACCACCTCCGGAAGCATTCAAGCCTTTTTGTTTAAATATTGCCAAGGGAATGGAATTTAATCTTGGTACCTTTGCAAAAAAAATGGCTGCTTTAGGATACGAAAGGGTTCCTTTGGTGGAGATGGAGGGTACTTGGAGTCGAAGGGGAGACATTGTAGATGTGTTTCCGGTATCTTCAGAATTGCCAGTACGTTTGGATTGGTTTGGCGATGAAATCGAGCAAATTCGCGAATTTGACCCTTCCACTCAGCGTTCGGCGTTAGATAAAATCGACCGGATAATTCTTACTCCCACTAGTTTTGCTCCTATATTAATTGCTGATGAGCGGTTTAATGACTCTGTAGAAAATTATCTTTCAGCTGAGGAAAAAGAACAATTAGAATCTGGACAGTTATTAGAAGGTACTCGCAGATTTTTGGGTGTAGCTTACAAACAACCTGCTTCTTTATTAGATTATTTACCTGAAAACACTTTAGTTGCTATTGATGAAGTTGAGCAGTGCTTCGCTCATAGTTTGCTTTGGGCGGAGAATGCCGAGGAGCAGTGGCAGGGGGTAGAAGGGGTAGAAGTGATAGAGGGGGTAGAGGGGGTAGAGGGGGTAGAAAATGATAATTCCCTTACACCTAAAGTCCAATTACCGAAAATCCACCGTTTTTGGGAAGAATGTCTCAAGGATTTAGAAAAGTTTGAAACTTTGTATTTATCGGAGATAGCTGAGGAAGGTAGCGATGCGATTAATTTAGCTGCTCGTTCGATTCCGGTGACTCCTCATGCTTTTGCGAAGTTGGCGGAGAATTTAAGGGAGGAACGCGATCGCAATTTTAACATTTGGTTGATTTCGGCTCAACCTTCTCGTTCGGTTTCTCTTTTACAGGAGCACGATTGTCCGGCTCAGTTTATTCCGAACCCCCGCGATTACCAAGCTATCGATAGAACGCAGGTTGGTCACGTTCCGGTTGCTTTAAAATATTCCGGGTTGGCGGAGTTAGAAGGTTTTATTTTACCAACATACAGAATAGTTGTTGTTACCGATAAGGAATTTTACGGACAGCACACTTTAGCTACTCCCGGTTACGTCCGCAAGCGGCGCAAAGCTAGTTCTAAAAAGGTTGATCCCAATAAGTTACGTCCGGGAGATTATGTAATTCACCGCAATCACGGTTTGGGTCAATTTCTAAAGTTGGAAAGTCTAACGCTTAATAATGAAACTCGCGATTATTTAGTTGTTAAGTATGCAGATGGATTATTAAGAGTAGCAGCCGACCAAGTTGGGGCTTTATCTCGTTTTCGGACAACTACTAACAAGTCCCCGCAGTTAAATAAAATGACGGGTAAGGCTTGGGAAAATACGAAAAATAAAGTCCGCAAAACCGTTAAGAAATTAGCGGTTGATTTATTAAAACTGTATTCTCAACGTTCCCAACAAACTGGTTTTACTTATCCCCAGGATTCTCCCTGGCAGGAAGAGATGGAAGATTCTTTTCCATATCAACCTACTACCGACCAGTTAAAAGCCACTCAAGACGTAAAACGGGATATGGAAAGCGAGCGTCCGATGGATCGCTTAGTCTGCGGTGATGTGGGTTTTGGTAAAACTGAGGTGGCAATAAGAGCTATATTTAAAGCCGTAACTTCTGGTAAGCAAGTTGCATTGCTCGCACCTACAACTATTCTTACCCAACAGCACTACCATACTTTAAAAGAAAGATTTGCTCCCTACCCCATAAACGTTGGATTGCTCAACCGTTTTCGTAGTGCTGAAGAAAAGCGAAATATACAGAAAAGATTGTTAACGGGGGAATTGGATATTGTTGTTGGTACCCATCAACTTTTAGGTAAAAGCGTTCAATACAAAGATTTAGGTTTATTGGTAGTAGATGAAGAACAAAGATTTGGCGTAAATCAAAAAGAGAAAATCAAATCCTTGAAAACTCAAGTTGACGTACTTACCCTGAGCGCTACACCTATTCCCCGCACCTTATATATGTCGCTCTCGGGTATCCGGGAAATGAGTTTGATTACTACACCACCACCATCAAGAAGACCAATTCAAACCCATCTTTCACCGATGAATCCCGAAGCAACTCGGACAGCTATTCGTCAAGAATTAGACAGAGGCGGTCAGGTATTTTACGTAGTTCCACGGGTGGAAGGAATTGAAGATAAATCTGCCTTTATTCGAGAAATGATACCGAATGCCAGGATTGCGATCGCACACGGTCAGATGGAAGCGAGCGAGTTAGAATCTATCATGCTTTCTTTCAGTAGTGGCGAAGCTGAAATTCTGATTTGTACGACTATTATTGAATCCGGTTTAGATATTCCCCGAGTTAATACAATATTGATTGAAGACGCGCAGAAATTCGGATTGGCGCAACTTTATCAATTAAGGGGAAGAGTTGGACGTGCCGGAATTCAAGCTCATGCATGGTTATTTTATCCCAGACAAAGGTCATTATCGGAAGCTGCTAGGAAAAGATTAAGAGCTATTCAAGAATTTACACAACTGGGTTCCGGTTATCAACTAGCAATGCGAGACATGGAAATTCGCGGAGTCGGTAATTTATTGGGAGCAGAGCAATCCGGACAAATGAATGTCATCGGCTTCGACTTATATATGGAAATGTTAGAAGAAGCCATCCGCGAAATTCGGGGACAAGAAATTCCCACAGTCGAAGATACTCAGATCGATCTTAATTTGACAGCGTTTATTCCAGCAGATTACATTACCGACTTAGATCAGAAGATGAGCGCATATCGTGCCGTAGCCGTAGCCAATTCCAAAGGAGAATTAGCAATGATTGCAGCAGAATGGAACGATAGATACGGTACAGTACCCGCATCGGCGAATCAGTTGTTACGGGTGATGGAATTAAAGCAATTAGCGAAAAACTTAGGATTTAGTCGGATAAAACCAGATGGAAAACAACATATTGTCTTAGAAACCCCGATGGAAGAACCTGGTTGGAAATTATTAGCTGAGAAATTACCGCAAAATATGATGAGTCGCTTTGTGTATTCTCCCGGTAAAGTCACCGTTAGGGGTTTAGGAGTAATGAAAGCAGACGTACAATTACAAACATTAATAGATGCATTTACTAAGATGCAGGATGCCGTACCCGAACAGTTCGTAGTTGCGCTTTAG